TGTTAGAGCTTTATGGGAATGGGTTTGAGGCCATAGTAAGGCCGGTGGGTGGCAAGTCTCTCATAGAGACTAAGTGTGTTGCCTGTGGACAGTGTGCTTTGGTGTGTCCTACCGCGGCTATCGTAGAAAAAGACGACACGTCTCTTGTTTGGGAGGCTTTAAGTGATCCTAAAAAGCATGTGGTTGTTCAGACAGCACCTGCTACCCATGTAACCATAGGTGAGGCCTTTGGGTTACCTCGAGGTACAGATATTACTGGAAAAATGGTTACAGCCTTGAAAATGCTTGGGTTTGATGCGGTTTTTGATACTAACTGGTCGGCAGATCTTACCATCATGGAAGAGGCGTATGAGTTGATCCACAGGATTAAAAACAACGGGGTCCTTCCTCAGTTTACCTCCTGTTCTCCTGCATGGATTAAGTTTGTTGAGGAGTTTTACCCAGACCTAATACCTCATCTTTCAACCTGCAAGTCTCCTCAACAGATGTTTGGAGCTGTAGCCAAAACCTATTATGCAGAAAAGAAGGGTATCAATCCTGAAGACATTTTTGTGGTTTCAATCATGCCTTGTACTGCAAAGAAATATGAAGCTGCTCGTCCTGAAATGGTTTCTGCCCAAAAGTACTGGAATAACCCTAATATCACAAGAGATGTAGATGTGGTGTTAACCTCAAGAGAACTTATCAGGATGATCAGAGAGTCTGGGATAGACTTTGCCAATCTACCAGATAGTCCTTATGACCCTATTATGGGTGAGGGTACAGGAGCCGCTCAGATTTTTGGGGCAACCGGGGGAGTTATGGAGGCAGCCTTAAGAACTGCTTATGAGGTGGTCACAGGAAAGACTTTACCAAGACTTGATTTTGAAGAAGTAAGAGGGATGAAGGATATTAAAGAAGCGGCTGTAGAGATGAACGGGGTAACCATAAAGGTATTGGTAGCCCATTCCTTAGGGGCTGCAAGAAAGTTGATGGATAAGATAAGAGCCGGAGAATTAAAGGATTACCATTTTATAGAGGTAATGGCTTGCCCTGGTGGATGTATCGGAGGTGGTGGTCAGCCTATTCCTACCACAGTTGAGGCAAGAGAGGAGCGTATTAAGGGAATATATGAAAGGGATAAAAAGTTACCTATAAGAAAAAGCCATGAAAACCCTGAAATAAAAGCAATTTACCAAGAGTTTTTAAAGGAACCTCTTGGAGAAAAATCTCATAAGCTTCTCCATACCCATTACACTCCAAGGAGATAAAAAATACGTTAGCAGGAGGGAGAAACCATGGTTAGTAAAGTTAGAACTTTCAAATCAGAAAAAGGGTTATCTCAAGATGCAGGTACTTACAGAAGAGGAGAACTTAGAGGTATCATTCGGATAAACGAAGAAGTTTGTGTAGGATGTGATACTTGTAGAGGAGTTTGTCCTGCTGATGCTATAGAAGGTTCTGTAGGAGAAAAGCATAAGATCAACTTAGACAAATGTGTGGTATGTGGGCAGTGTTTGATTAACTGTCCTTTTGATGCTGTTGAGCAGATGAGCTTTGTGGAGGATGTGTTGCCTAAACTAAAAGACAAACAAACCAAGGTGGTGGCGATAGTGGCTCCTGCGGTAAGGGTAGCTATAGCAGAAGAGTTTGGCGCAAAGCCTGGGACCTTAGCCTTAGGGAGACTCTGGGTTGCGCTTAAAAAGGCTGGATTTGAGATTTATGACAACAACTTTGCGGCTGACCAGACTATCTTAGAAGAAGGGACAGAACTTTTAGCAAGGATTGCCGCACATGCAGGATTAAAGGAACTACCTGTTTATCTATGGGATAAAAAATTGGTGTTAGAAGTAGAGGAATATAAACACAAACCTTTACCACAGTTTACCTCTTGTTGTCCTGCTTGGGTAAGGTATGTAGAGCTTTATTATCCTGATCTTATTCCATACCTTTCAACCTGTAAATCTCCTCAGCAGATGGCTGGAGCTACGGCTAAGACCTATGGAGCTAAAGATGTGTGGAAAGTTGCGGTAGAAAAGGTTTATACCGTAGGGGTTATGCCATGTACAGCTAAGATTTTTGAGGCTTTTAGGCCTGAGTTTAATTCTGCCGGTAAATATCATAAAAATGAGAGTATAAGGGATGTAGACGCGGTACTTACTACCAGAGATTTGGCAGAAATTTTTAGAAGACTTAACATCGATTTTATGAGCTTGCCAGAGGAAAGGGACCCTAAAAATTTTATGTGGTATTCAGGAGGTGCTACCATTTTTGGTGTAAGTGGAGGGGTGATGGAGGCTGCGATAAGGTTTGCTTTTCATGTTCTCTCTGGGAAAGAACCTTCTCCTACTGCTTCAGAATGGGAGTTTCATGATGTAAGAGGGCTTACTAACCCTGTAGTCAGAGCTACGGTGACCATACCTTTGAGACCTGAATATCAAAAAGTTTTTAATGATAAAGTTATAAGACTTAAGGTTTGTGTAGTAAATGGTATTGGCCATAATGGGGCCCATTTAAAGCCAGTGGTTGAAGAAGTGCTTAGAGGAAAAAGCCCTTATCAATTTATAGAGGTTATGACCTGTCCAGGGGGTTGTATTAATGGAGGAGGGCAGCCCAAACAGGCGATGAGTATAGGGTTTATTCAAAAAATATTTTATAAGCTGGGTAGGGCTTAAACATAAACTAAGTTAGAACACAGGAGGGAAACTATGCAAAAAGTAAACAGAAGAGATTTTATAAAGTTTTTAGGTATAACCTATGTAGCCTTTACCGTAGGGGTGCCTAAGATAGTTTATTCTCAGGAAAAGGTTAAAGAAAACTTCTTTGAAACCTCTGTAGGTAGAGAAAAGCTTGAGCTTATTAAAGCAAGACAGTCTGCTCAGTATAAGGACGATAAGATAGTAAGAGAAAAATTTAAAATAGCTGCAAGCCATCAAAATCCGATGATTAAAGAATTTTACACAAAGTTTGCCCAGCATCCTTTAAGTGGAATAAGCGAAAGACTTTTACATACCTATTATAAGAAAAGAAGATAAGTCCAATCCCCTGGGGGGTAAAAATTATTTGGGAGGCCATCTCTGCATACCCTTCCCCTCCCTCCCCCAAGGGGTGTTTTTAAGGAGGTTGAAAAAACTTGTTTAGAAAAGAAATTGATTTTCTGGGAGAAAAACTTGTTCCACAGGAAGCCTACTATGGTATTCACACCTTAAGGGCCTTAGAAAATTTTCCGCTATCTGAAGAAAGGGTTCATAGAGAGCTTGTCTGGGCTATAGGTTTGGTTAAAAAAGCCTGTGCCTTTGCTAACAAAGAGCTTGGTTTTTTAGAGGAAAAAAAGGCTTATGCTATTTTAGAGGCCTGTGAAGAACTTGCTGAGGGAAGGTTTGATGACCAAATTCTAATCCATCCTCTGGCAGGAGGTGCAGGCACCTCCTTTAACATGAACGTTAACGAAGTCATTGCTAATCGTGCTCTTGAAATTCTGGGTCATCCTAAAGGAAGGTATGAGATCGTGCATCCTATAGAAGACGTAAACCTACATCAGTCAACCAACGATGTTTTCCCAACCTCAGTGAAGATAGCGGTTTTAAGACTTTTGAAGGAGTTGGCTCAAGAGGTAGCACTTCTTCAAGGAGAGTTTCAGAAAAAGGAAAAAGAGTTTGCCCAAGTCTTAAAGGTTGGTAGGACTGAGATGCAAGATGCTTGCCCTGTAACTTTAGGGCAAGAATTTGGAGCTTGGGCTGAAGCCTTAAATCGAGACTGGTGGAGGTTAAATAAAGCCTCAGAAAGGGTAAGACAGGTAAACCTTGGAGGAACAGCTGTAGGTACAGGTCTAAACTGCCCCAACGAATTCGTAGAAATAGCCATAGAAAAGTTGAGAGAAATTACAGGACTTCCGGTGGCTAAAGCAGAAAACCTCTTTGAGGCTACACAAAATCTGGATGCTCTTTGTGAAGTTTCTGGGTTTTTGAAAACCTTAGCGGCAAACCTTATTAAAATAGCAGGAGACCTAAGATTTCTTTCTTCTGGACCTAAGGCAGGTATAGGAGAAATTAAACTTCCAGAGTTGCAGGCTGGTTCCTCTATCATGCCAGGAAAGGTGAACCCGGTTGTTCCTGAGATGGTAATTCAAGTAGGTATAAAGACGATAGCAGCAGACCATGCCATAACTTTGGGATGTAGCCTTGGTAATTTAGAGTTAAACCCTTTTTTACCGCTTATCTCTCAAGAACTTATCACAAGCTTAAAGCTTCTTAAAAAAAGTTGTAATATCCTTAGAGAAAAATGTATATCAGGCATAACTGTTAATCAAGAACGATGTAAAGAATTGTTTAACCAAAGTGCTTGTGTGATCACAGCCTTTAGTCCCTATTTAGGTTATGAAGTTTGTGCAGAGGTTTATAAAGAGGCTGTGAGTTCAGGTAAAAGGGTAGAAGAGATCTTGTTGGCTCGAGGTTATTTCACTGAAGAAGAGTTAAGGTTGATACTTGATCCTCAGGAGCTTACTACCCCAGGAATTGCCGGGTTAGAAAAGTTAAAAGAAATAATACAAAAAAGGGGGGATAAAGAATGTTTTTAAACTTTGAAACGGTAGAGACACAAAGTCTGGCAGATCAGATAATAAAAGAAAATGAAATAGAAAGGTATTTAGAGAAGGGAAGGGACTTTATCAACGACGAGGAAATTTGGGAAAAATTAAACAAACATGTTGAGCCAGACCCGGTTAGGGTAAGAGAAATTTTAGCCAAGTCTCTTGCTATCGAGACCCTTGAACCTGATGAACTGGCGGTTTTGATAAACGTCAAAGACCCGGAACTTTGGGAAGAAATGTTTGCTACGGCAAGAGAGATTAAAAAGAAGGTATACGACAACCGGATTGTTACCTTTGCGCCACTTTATTGTGGAAATCTTTGCATCAACAACTGTCTTTATTGTGGTTTTAGAAGAGAAAACAAGGTAATCAAGAGAAGGGTACTTACCATAGAAGAGGTTAAAAGAGAAGCAGAGGTTTTAGCAGGAGAGATAGGGCATAAAAGGCTGATAGTGGTTTATGGAGAGCATCCTGCTACCGGGGCTGAATATATTAGAGATACGATAGAGGCTATCTATTCGGTAAAGGTGAAGACCCGAAGGGGATATGGACAGATCAGGAGGGTAAACGTTAACGCTGCCCCTATGTCTATAGACGAGCTCAAGATGCTTAAGGAAGTAGGCATAGGAACTTATCAGGTGTTTCAAGAGACCTATCATCACGAAACCTATGCCCAAATCCATCCCAAAGGAACGGTAAAACATCATTATCAGTGGAGGCTTTATTGTCATCACAGAGCTTTAGAGGCAGGTGTAGATGATGTAGGACTGGGGGTGCTTTTTGGTCTTTATGACTGGAGGTTTGAGTTGATGGGACTTTTATACCATGCACGAGACCTTGAGAAAAAGTTTGGGATAGGCCCACATACCATTTCCTTTCCCAGGCTTGAACCTGCGGCTAATACCCCCTTTGTGCAGGAGACAAAATATAAAGTTTCAGACGAGGATTTTAAAAAAGTAATCTGTTTAATCAGGCTGGCTGTCCCATATACGGGTATGATACTTACCGCAAGAGAACCTGCTCATATAAGAAGAGAAATCTTAGGTTTAGGAATTGTGACCCAAACGGATGCCTCAACCAAGATAGGAATAGGAGCTTATTCTGATAGGTATACAGAACAAGAGTTAGAAAGACAGCAGTTTCAGATAGGAGATCCTCGGAGTCTTGAAGAAGTAATAAGGGAACTTGCTGAGATGGGGTATATCACAAGCTTTTGCACTGCAGGTTATCGTTGTGGAAGAACAGGAGAAAGGATAATGGACCTCCTGGTTAAAGGGAAAGAACGAATCTTTTGTAAGTTAAATGCTGTCCTTACCTTTAAAGAATGGCTTGATGATTTTGCCTCAGAAGAAACTAAGGAGGTAGCCCAAAAGGTTATAGAAAAAGAGATGGAAGAACTTAAAGGTATGGTTCCTGAAGGGGTTTATCAAAAACTTTTAGAGTATTATCAGAGGATTGAGAATGGAGAGAGAGACCTTTATTTCTAAGTTTACAGCCTTAGCTGAAAGGATAAAACAAACTTATGGAGTAAATCTTTGGTTGGTTGAGGTGCTTGGAAAAAGGCATTCTTATGTAGCTGGCCACAAAGAAGATAGCTTTTTGCCTCCAGAACCTATATACCTTAACGAGAGATTTGCGGTTGTTTCTAACGAGTGGGAGAAAATCCCAGAGGAAGAAAGAAAACAACTGATAAGTTTTTTAAAAGAGGATCTTTTAAAATGAATATACCTAAGGGACAAAGGCTTCACATAGCCCTTTTTGGAAGGAGAAACGTGGGAAAATCTTCTTTGATTAATGCTTTAACCGGACAAGAACTTGCGATTGTTTCGGATATTCCAGGAACTACCACTGACCCGGTAGAAAAAAGTATGGAGATTCTTCCCTTAGGGCCTGTGGTAATCATAGATACAGCTGGAATTGACGATGTAGGTAAACTTGGGGAGTTGCGGAAAAAGAAGTCTTATGAAGTGTTAAATAAAGCAGATTTGGTGTTGCTGGTAATTGACCCTATGACAGGTTTCGGAGAATTTGAGGAAGAGGTAGTAAAAAAGGCTAAGGAGTATGATACTCCGTTAGTGCATGTGATAAATAAAATAGACCTTTATCCTCAGGCTAAAACACAAAAATTTCCAGAACCTAAGGTTTTCGTAAGTGCTAAGACTAAAGAAGGGATAGACGAGTTAAAACAGGTGATCATAAAGCATGCACCCAAAGACTGGGCTCTTCCAACTATAGTAGGAGATTTGATAAAACCTGGAGATTTTGTGGTATGTGTAGTCCCGGTAGATAAAGCAGCTCCTAAAGGTAGACTTATTTTGCCTCAACAGATGGTTATAAGAGACATTTTAGATAATGAAGCTATCGCCTTGGTGGTAAAAGAAAGGGAGCTTAGGTTTGTTTTTGAAAAGACCAAGGTTAAACCAAGTCTGGTGATAACAGATGCCTCGGTTTACACCAAAGTTTCTGCAGACACTCCACCAGACATAAGGCTTACGTCTTTTTCTGTTCTTTTCGCAAGATATAAGGGGGATTTGCAAACCCTGGTAGAAGGGGTTCTTGCTGTAAAGACACTTAAGCCTGGAGATAAAGTGTTGATCGCAGAGGCTTGTACCCATCATCCTGTAGAAGATGATATAGGTAGGGTAAAAATTCCCAGATGGCTTAGGGCTCAGGTAGGACAAGACCTTGAAATAGAGGTAAAAGCAGGTGGAGGGCCTCTTCCTGAAAACCTTGAGCAATATAAACTGATCGTTCATTGCGGAGCTTGCATGCTAAATAGAAAAGAAATGCTTTCAAGGATTATGCAGGCTAAGAGTGCCAAGGTTCCTATCGTAAATTATGGGGTAATGTTGGCCTACATGCATGGGATTTTAAAAAGAGCTCTTTCTCCTTTTCCTCATTTGCAACGGTTGGTTGTTTCTGAAATCAGAGATTATAAAAAAATCGCAGATGACTTTAAATGCATAAAAGCTTTCTTTTTAAAAAGAACAAACAACTAACCGAAAACAACCTGATAGAAAAGGCTTTATCAGGGATAAAGTTTTCAAAAGAAGAAATTGCCTTTCTTCTTTTAGAAGCCAACCCTGAGTGGGTATATGAGATAGCTAATGAGATAAAGAAACGAGTAAAAGGAAATGTAGTTTATTTAAGAGCGATCATCGAGTTTTCCAACTATTGTAGAAACAACTGCCTTTATTGTGGCATAAGAAGAGATAACAGGGAACTCAAACGTTATCGCATGAAGGAAGAAGAAATTTTAGAAATAGCAGAAAAAATAAGCAAACAAGGTTTTAAGACCATAGTTTTACAATCTGGTGAGGACCCTTTTTGGGATGCTAAGAGGTTGAGTCGTTTGATTAAAGAAATTAAAAATTTAGGGGTGGTAGTTACCCTATCTGTAGGTGAAATGGATTATGAGGATTATAAGGTTTTAAAAGAGGCTGGAGCTGACAGGTTTTTACTCAAACATGAAACGATAGACAAAAGACTTTTTAGTTGGTTAAAGCCAGATACTAATTTAACAAAGAGGGTTCGTTGTTTAAACTGGTTGAAGAAGCTTGGATATGAAACTGGAACAGGTTGTATCGTAGGGTTACCTGGACAGAGAATAGAGACCTTGGTCGAAGACCTTCTTTTTTTACAAGAAATTAGCCCAGAGATGGTAGGGCATGGCCCATTTATTCCTCATCCTCAAACTCCTCTGGCTTTTTTCCCTTCTGGAAACCCTTGGTTAACCCTTAAACTGATAGCCTTAACCAGGATGATTCTTCCAAAAGCTAACATTCCTGCCACTACAGCTTTAAACGTTTTAGCACCTGATTTAAGGTTTAAGGCTTTTCTAGCTGGTGCTAATGTTCTTATGCCAGACTTAACTCCAGATCAATATAAGCTCCATTATGAAATATATCCAGGAAAAGGAAGTTACCGGATAAATTTAGAGGAATATTTTCGGTTTTTTGAAAAAGAAAACCTAAGGACTGACCTGAAACCTGTTTAGTCTAAGTTAGGTCAGCCCTTAGGTGTAAAGATCTTAGATTAAGGAATAAACGGAACGTTTAAAAGTTTTAGCCCCAAGTAAGTTATCCCTAAACAAGCCACTCTTTTAACCCAGACAGGGCTTAATCTTTTAGCAATTCTAGGTCCTACAAATCCGGCAGCAATTGCTCCTACAGCCATGACTACAAACAATAAAAGGTCAGTTTGTCCAAAAAAGAAGTAACGTGAGCTTGCCATTAAGGTGTTGAAGAAAATGGCTAAGAGAGAACTACCGACCACCACATAAATCGGAAGACCCATAATTACTGTCATAAGGGGAACTACAAAAGGTCCTCCTCCAAAACCACCTAAACTGGAGGCAACTGCTATGAGAAAACCTCCTATGGCACCTATTATCATGTTAGCATAAAACTCTTGTCCCCAAAATTCTATTCTTAACTTCATGGTTTTCACCTCCTAACTAGATTTTTTTTCCTTAGCTTCTTTAGCACGTTTTAGGTACTCCTGAAGTATAGCCCTTTCCTTCTTATTCTTTTCAAGATATCCTGGTGTTGTCTGCCAGAAGAGAAGGGCAGCAAGGATCAACAGGATAATACCAAAGATGAACTTATACTCATCTACAGTTACAAACTGGTTTAATAGAGGACCTATAAAACCACCGATTAGCATAAAAATACCTACTCCTATACCAAGTTTCCAGTTGATAAATCCTATTTTTGAATAGTTGTAGATTCCTGCGGCTTGACTAAAGAGAACTGTTGGCATAACTGAACCAGCAACCACACCGTGAGGCAATCCATAGATGAGAATCAATAAGGGATTTAAGATAAAACCACCACCTGCTCCCATGATCACCCCAAAGGTACAAATAACAAAGGATAAAATGAGGGGTCCAAAAATGTTGGTAGAAGTTCCAGCTACAGGAAAATATACAGTAGGAAAGGAAATTTGATGGGTTAGTTGAATTGGATCGCTTTTTACTTCCTTGTTGGCTACAGCTAATACAGTAAAATCTCCTTTAGGGGCATTACCAGGAAGAGTTATCTCTGCTTCAAAGGTACCATCGGGATTATTCTTGATTTTAGTAAGCACAAAGATTTTTTCAAAATCCTTTAACCTGGTTTGAATTAATCTGGCAGCCTCTTTGGTTATTTCTTTTTTATCAGTAAGAGGATCTAATTTAATACCTCTTGAACCTATAATGGCTCTTAGAACTGTAGATTTCCACACATCGATTTGTTTAATTTCTTTAGGAGGAGTGATAAAGGCAACATTAGCGTTGCTTTCTCTTAAAAATTCTCCTATTTTCCATTTCTTATTTTGTTTGTACTTTTGATAGATTTCCTTTACCGGTTTTTCTTCTACCGTACCGTTTTTGTCTATCTTAGCTATATAGTCCTCATTAATCCAAATTTGATAGAAAGCAGGTATTTCTTTACTTAAATAAAATTTAAAATCTTTCCTATCAAGTCTACTTACCTGGACTTTTTCTTTTGAAGTGATTTCGATGAAGTTTACTTTGTAGCCCTCAGGGACTTTACCTGTAAGTTTAATCTTTTCACCACCTTTGAAAGAGGTTTTGTCAGCCTTTAACTCAATCTTTAAAGGTATTGCTTCAGCCTCAGGTTTGGTAGTATTCCCCTGTGGCTGAGCTAAAAGGTTTTTAGAAAAAACTAATAAAAAGAAAAACAAAAGAAAAGACCATAAGTTTAACTTAAACTTGTACCGCATAACCTGCCTCCCTCCTTTGGATTTTTGAGGTTTCTCGATCAAATATCATGCCTAAACAAAAAATGGTTAAAATTAGAAAAATAAAGAATTTTAAAAGATAAAAAATATATAGGTTTTGATACTTTGGACCTTTAAGCGCAGGGGGTTGTCCCGTTAAGGACAGATCGTTACAAAAGGTTTTGTTAGTTAGGTAAAAAACCTCAGGTTGTATTTTCTGAAAAGGAATTCTTGGAAGGTTTTGATCGTTTTGAAAACCTGTTTTAGTTGATCTCTGTCTTTTTTAGAAAGTTCTTGCGGGTTTAAATAGTTGTCAGGGGGTTGTCCGGTTTGGAGTTTTTTGGCTTGATTCAAAAATTGAAGAGAAAGGATAAACCTGTATCCTTCTTTTAATTCAGAGGCAAAGTCTAAAGAGAGAATCCCTTCCTCTTTTAGAGCATCGATTCTATCAAAGGTATTTGTATGCCAGAGGTTGTACTCTAAAGCCAGAGCTCTAATCCCCTGGACTATGGGAAAAATGGCTGTTTTTTTAAGGTCTAATTTACCTTTGTTAGGGCCTTCTTTTTCGGTTATAAACCTTCCCAAGAAATTAAGAGGTGATTCAAACCTTATGGCTTCTGCCGCAAGACACACGATAAGTCCTTTATTTTTACTTATTTTTTCTTTTATCCAACCTCTGATCTCCTTTTCTATCTCTTCATCTCCATAAACCATTCGAAAATCTAAAAAAATACAAAGATTAAGCAGAGCCTCTTTTTGAGAACAGTCCATCCAGTTAGAAAGCCGCTTTTTCCAGGTTTGCAGATCTCCTCGCCAAAGGGGATTAGAAATCATAACCCCACCAGGACAAGGAGGAAATCCTACTTTTAAAAGATTTTCGATAAAAGTAGAAGAAAAGCTTTCAAAAAAAAGGTCTACCTCTTTTTTTCTATCTGGCAAATCTTCATAGATTAAGGCGTTATCTTGGTCGGTTTTAAAACTTTGTTCTTTTCTTCCTTCACTTCCAAGTACAAAGAATCCAAACTTAGCCGAAAAATAAAGCTCTGTCTCCTTTAAGGTTATCTCCCAGGTTTTTTTTATAAACCTGTCGTTTATTTCTGCAAGGTATTTCCCTAAGTACTCCGGGTTAAAACCTTCGGAAATTTGATTTAACAATGCTTCTTTTACCAGGCTATAAAGTTTGGCTAACTCCTCTAACTCGTGGGCCAACTCCACTTGATATAGAAGAGAAACCAGGTTTTTGCTTTGAAAACTTATGATGTCAGTGTCTTCAAGTACTCCTTGAAGGATTCCTTTATCAAAAACCGCTACTTTTCTTAGTCTTTTTTCTGCCATAAGGAGGATGGCTTCAAACAAACGGTGGTCTGTAGAAAGGCTGACAAGAGGAAAGGTGGCTATTTCTTTAGCTTTTATTCCAAAAGGGTCTTTCCGTTGATATACCACTTTTTGTAAAATGTCCCTTTCAGTGATAATCCCTAAGCCTTCTTTTCCTTGCACCACAACAAAACTGTACTCTTTTTCTACCATAAGTTTAATTACTTTATCTAAGGAATCTTCTTCCCCCACAATAAGAGGAGTTTTTAAGGGTAGATTTTTTAAAGGTTGATCAAAAAATGAATTCTGGAGCATTTTAAATAATTTTTAGCGGTAGTTGTTTCAGTTTTTTATTCCTGTAAGAATAAACTAATTTTAAAAAAAGCAAAGCAGTCATGTAGGCATCTTCTAAAGCATTGTGAAAACTGGTGGTAGGTAAATCATATTCTTCTAACAGTTCATTAAGCTTAGGAATTCTATCTAAGGTCTTTTTAGGATAAAGGTCTAAGACATCAAACCCATAAAAAGAGAGGTTAAGGTTTAGTTCTTCTTTGAGATGTTTTTTTAGCATTTCTAAGTCAAACTCTAAAAAATATCCTACCAATACTGCACCCTTGGTAAACTCTAAAAATTGATGCAAGGCCTCCTTTCTTTCAAGACCGTTTTTAAGTTTGTCTGGTGTAATCCCGTGAATCTTGATAGAGTCTTCAATTCTACACAGGTCTGTTTTTAAGTATAAAATTAGTTTTTCAGAAAAAGAAAGGGTAAGATCAACAATCTTATAAGCACCTACAGAGATAACCTCGTCTTTTTTTAAATCAAGCCCTGTGGTTTCGGTGTCTATCACCACGAAAGTGGTATCTTTTACTTTTTTATTTAGGTCGACCTCCCAACTTAAGTTTTTCTTTTTTCGAAAAAAAGTATAGTAAGTCCTCTTTAAAGTTGTGGTTAACACCTTCCACACCTTCTTAAGATCCTCGTTTAACTTAAATAGCTTAGACGGTATTTTTCAAAAAGCATTTTTTGTAAATTTTCTATGAATTTAAAGACTTCTTTTAAAAGGTTTAGGTCTCCTTTTTCTAACTCAGATGGGTCTAAATAATCGTGAGGTTCTTGTTCTCGTTTAAAATTATCTATCTGAATTTTAAAACGTAAGGTGGTAAGAAATTTATAAGCCTCTTTCAGGTCTTTAGCTGTTTCAGGTTTAATACTTCCTGAGGATTCTAAACAAGAAATCCGTTTAAACGTATTCATGGTTTTAATCCCCTGTTCTAAACTAAGTACCCTTACCATACAAACCAAAGGTAAAACCCCTGATTTAAACAGGTTTAATTTACCTTTAAAAGGACCAGATTTTTCTACCAGGAGTTCTTTAAACAAACCTAAAGGTGGTTTGAGTTTAACTGCATCCAAGGCTAAATATGGTAAAATACGGTCGTTTTTTTTAATCTTTTGTAAAATATTTTGGTAAAAAAAGTCTGCCTTTTCAGGTTGGATACCTATGAAACGAAGGTCAAAGAAATTAGCTTTTTTACCTATATCTTTTAGGTCAGGATAGGCTATCCAATGAGAAAAAGTTTTTTCCCATTCGTTTAAGGTTTTTACCCAGTAAGGTTGGGTAAGATATTCCTCTTCTATTTCAACCCCTAAAAACTTCAGATTTTTGGCCAATAACAAAGCAACCTCAAAAGCTTCTTCTGAGTTGTTTTTAATTAGAAAAATTTTTAGTTTTGTTTTAAAACTGGCTTCTCTTCTTCCATGGGCTCCGATAACCATTAGGCTTGGTAGAAGAGAAAGGTTTCTTTCAGATAGGGTTAAAAGAACTGCCTTTTTGATGATCCCATCCCTTATTTCAGAAAGATATCTTCCTATCAACTCTGGGTCTTTTTCTTTTATGGCAAAATCTATGGCAGAATAAAAACAGTGGTAATAAATTTTTTTTAGTTCTTCTAAAGAGTTGGTTCTTTCTATTTCTTTAGTTATGGTAATAAGGTTTTTGCTGCCAAGGGAGATGATGTCGGTATCCTCTAAAATACCTACAGGTATTCCTTCATCAACCACCACTATTTTCCTTATACGGTGTTGTGTCA
Above is a genomic segment from Thermodesulfobacterium commune DSM 2178 containing:
- a CDS encoding putative nucleotidyltransferase substrate binding domain-containing protein, whose product is MLDAERFIREVPPFRGLPSSVISTLVEKIKVKVYPKNEVIYREKDLSEYLYLIRKGYVVLEKKGTILDQLQEGETFGYLPLITDQELDHSARAVEDTVVFLIKKEDFLKLFQNYSVVQSFYTQKLAQKLAEALNQKKDQWGTFSSVPLSKLNLKPPVIVDGENSVEKVIQEMVEKNVTACLVKLEKGYGIITERDVIKKLLYQGLDKKETKAKNIASFPLVYLEKEAPLSQAMLLMTQHRIRKIVVVDEGIPVGILEDTDIISLGSKNLITITKEIERTNSLEELKKIYYHCFYSAIDFAIKEKDPELIGRYLSEIRDGIIKKAVLLTLSERNLSLLPSLMVIGAHGRREASFKTKLKIFLIKNNSEEAFEVALLLAKNLKFLGVEIEEEYLTQPYWVKTLNEWEKTFSHWIAYPDLKDIGKKANFFDLRFIGIQPEKADFFYQNILQKIKKNDRILPYLALDAVKLKPPLGLFKELLVEKSGPFKGKLNLFKSGVLPLVCMVRVLSLEQGIKTMNTFKRISCLESSGSIKPETAKDLKEAYKFLTTLRFKIQIDNFKREQEPHDYLDPSELEKGDLNLLKEVFKFIENLQKMLFEKYRLSYLS
- a CDS encoding putative nucleotidyltransferase substrate binding domain-containing protein encodes the protein MLQNSFFDQPLKNLPLKTPLIVGEEDSLDKVIKLMVEKEYSFVVVQGKEGLGIITERDILQKVVYQRKDPFGIKAKEIATFPLVSLSTDHRLFEAILLMAEKRLRKVAVFDKGILQGVLEDTDIISFQSKNLVSLLYQVELAHELEELAKLYSLVKEALLNQISEGFNPEYLGKYLAEINDRFIKKTWEITLKETELYFSAKFGFFVLGSEGRKEQSFKTDQDNALIYEDLPDRKKEVDLFFESFSSTFIENLLKVGFPPCPGGVMISNPLWRGDLQTWKKRLSNWMDCSQKEALLNLCIFLDFRMVYGDEEIEKEIRGWIKEKISKNKGLIVCLAAEAIRFESPLNFLGRFITEKEGPNKGKLDLKKTAIFPIVQGIRALALEYNLWHTNTFDRIDALKEEGILSLDFASELKEGYRFILSLQFLNQAKKLQTGQPPDNYLNPQELSKKDRDQLKQVFKTIKTFQEFLFRKYNLRFFT
- a CDS encoding 3'-5' exonuclease, producing MLTTTLKRTYYTFFRKKKNLSWEVDLNKKVKDTTFVVIDTETTGLDLKKDEVISVGAYKIVDLTLSFSEKLILYLKTDLCRIEDSIKIHGITPDKLKNGLERKEALHQFLEFTKGAVLVGYFLEFDLEMLKKHLKEELNLNLSFYGFDVLDLYPKKTLDRIPKLNELLEEYDLPTTSFHNALEDAYMTALLFLKLVYSYRNKKLKQLPLKII
- the hydE gene encoding [FeFe] hydrogenase H-cluster radical SAM maturase HydE, which produces MHKSFLFKKNKQLTENNLIEKALSGIKFSKEEIAFLLLEANPEWVYEIANEIKKRVKGNVVYLRAIIEFSNYCRNNCLYCGIRRDNRELKRYRMKEEEILEIAEKISKQGFKTIVLQSGEDPFWDAKRLSRLIKEIKNLGVVVTLSVGEMDYEDYKVLKEAGADRFLLKHETIDKRLFSWLKPDTNLTKRVRCLNWLKKLGYETGTGCIVGLPGQRIETLVEDLLFLQEISPEMVGHGPFIPHPQTPLAFFPSGNPWLTLKLIALTRMILPKANIPATTALNVLAPDLRFKAFLAGANVLMPDLTPDQYKLHYEIYPGKGSYRINLEEYFRFFEKENLRTDLKPV